A region from the Nostoc punctiforme PCC 73102 genome encodes:
- the mobV gene encoding MobV family relaxase, with translation MAYAIARLKKLKRGNISGSASHTARERETPNADPTQKNIRFIGSLNPEERLEDLVLAKIGDSEQKRKIRTDAVYCVELLLSASPSYFRPDCPTQAGYYEPQKLDDWLEATHQWLADEYGNRIVRAELHLDEATPHIHAYFVPLDDEGQLRCNHFFDGRQKIHEFQNSYYQTMRLIELERGIKGSRAKHQDIKDFYRIVEEGRDLEVDELSAAQLKAKAADRDRANQRKEEMEATAKALALDNEQLRRRIEQLEQDNQSIKKLTEWSTDLALDDVAWELGLWRKGNEWVGGNHIINIDASQFTDFGNGSSLTGNSAIDLVKHVNQCNQTTAIAWIGERFGEAGGQRAAIAHAQKVAADIIQTQPAPQFTLPVEDKANWSVVEHYLKQKRGIPSDCVQMLHNQGLVYADSKANVVFVMRDLNGKTKGAFLEGAANNFSGYELGTVRRDSWFYFTLGKKPSEQTSTVVLSDSPIDTISVAMLEYQVKGIPENRTVYMAVDDTSNLPVERLRNVPYVQVAFSQPTVARAVKELLPHSTQLKCESRDWNTQLITFSHQLQQRYSQQNHEELEL, from the coding sequence ATGGCATACGCGATCGCGCGATTAAAAAAATTAAAGCGGGGTAACATATCAGGGAGTGCATCTCACACTGCACGAGAAAGAGAAACCCCTAATGCAGATCCCACTCAAAAAAATATTCGGTTCATCGGTAGCCTCAACCCAGAGGAACGACTAGAGGATTTAGTCTTAGCCAAGATAGGGGACTCGGAGCAGAAGCGGAAGATTCGCACTGATGCGGTGTACTGCGTGGAGTTACTGTTGAGTGCATCGCCCAGTTATTTCCGTCCCGACTGCCCCACCCAAGCCGGTTACTATGAACCACAAAAGTTGGATGATTGGCTAGAAGCGACTCACCAATGGTTAGCGGATGAATATGGCAATCGCATTGTCCGCGCCGAGTTACACCTGGATGAAGCCACACCCCATATTCACGCTTATTTTGTGCCTTTGGATGATGAGGGACAGCTACGGTGCAATCATTTCTTTGACGGGCGGCAGAAAATTCATGAATTTCAGAATTCGTACTACCAGACAATGCGGCTAATTGAACTAGAGCGCGGTATCAAGGGAAGCAGAGCAAAGCACCAGGACATCAAAGACTTTTACCGGATTGTGGAGGAGGGGCGCGATTTAGAAGTTGATGAGCTAAGTGCAGCGCAATTGAAGGCCAAAGCTGCCGACCGAGACAGGGCGAATCAGCGTAAGGAAGAGATGGAAGCTACAGCCAAAGCTCTTGCACTTGACAATGAACAGTTACGGCGGCGGATAGAGCAATTGGAGCAAGATAATCAATCAATAAAAAAACTTACCGAATGGTCAACTGATTTAGCTTTAGATGATGTTGCTTGGGAGTTGGGACTGTGGCGTAAAGGGAATGAATGGGTAGGAGGAAACCACATCATTAATATAGATGCCTCTCAATTTACTGACTTTGGCAATGGTTCTTCGTTAACGGGTAACAGTGCTATTGATTTAGTCAAGCACGTTAATCAATGCAACCAAACAACTGCAATCGCATGGATCGGGGAAAGATTTGGTGAAGCTGGGGGCCAACGTGCAGCGATCGCTCATGCTCAAAAAGTTGCGGCGGACATTATCCAAACTCAACCAGCACCCCAATTTACGCTACCCGTTGAGGATAAAGCTAACTGGTCAGTCGTTGAACATTACCTCAAACAGAAACGAGGCATACCTTCTGATTGCGTACAAATGTTACATAACCAGGGGCTAGTTTATGCCGACTCAAAAGCAAATGTAGTTTTTGTGATGCGGGATCTCAACGGAAAAACCAAAGGAGCATTTTTAGAAGGGGCAGCTAATAATTTCTCTGGTTATGAGTTAGGTACAGTTCGCCGTGATAGCTGGTTTTACTTTACTTTGGGGAAAAAGCCTAGCGAACAAACTAGTACTGTCGTACTGTCTGACTCTCCCATTGACACCATTTCAGTAGCCATGCTGGAATATCAGGTTAAAGGAATACCAGAAAACAGAACAGTTTACATGGCAGTAGATGACACTTCAAATTTACCTGTTGAAAGATTACGTAATGTTCCTTATGTACAGGTAGCTTTTAGTCAACCAACAGTGGCACGGGCTGTTAAAGAACTGCTGCCACACTCGACTCAACTCAAATGCGAAAGTCGGGATTGGAATACGCAGTTAATCACTTTTTCCCATCAATTGCAACAACGTTATTCACAACAAAACCACGAGGAATTAGAGCTATAG
- a CDS encoding ParM/StbA family protein, which yields MNKKNNSKDYTKVAITIDLGTSFQKGIAQIYPDGVPIVLAMEPEIADLGVESIEYLSNQLVQDTTVWIGIGEEYYVLGALAKSMFAGTSAIRDLKYQYALPKVAAMLWLAIRRLGVKNPDIELYVHLLLPVGEASDGQTLRAKLAQNLKTGIITPTGRLKAKLRSFDVSPEGAGIMAYRSRNVNINYFQKSIGMLMLGYRNASFILSHKGNAIKAESTDLGMNWVVHQFVERTAVGLSKDDLRLISALAETTNNNFDALRFLSRKTKIEEINADVELFCRILPIVRKEYCRALWRWLRNIAQMDEILVCGGTASFIRQELTEHFDGEGIPICWNGGMELPKYLDTMGLGDRIAAILIMRMVINMLRAKLTDEAWETLRILLNDKFELGVATSNRFLDTMNYQVIHGNSS from the coding sequence ATGAATAAAAAAAATAATTCTAAAGACTACACAAAAGTTGCGATAACGATTGATTTAGGGACAAGTTTTCAGAAGGGGATAGCACAGATTTATCCAGATGGGGTTCCAATAGTTTTAGCAATGGAACCAGAAATAGCGGATTTAGGGGTAGAGTCAATAGAATATTTGTCAAATCAACTTGTACAAGATACGACGGTATGGATAGGGATTGGCGAAGAATACTATGTCCTGGGAGCATTAGCCAAAAGTATGTTCGCGGGGACATCAGCTATTAGAGATTTGAAGTATCAATATGCCTTACCGAAAGTAGCAGCTATGTTATGGTTGGCAATTCGGCGGCTGGGAGTGAAAAATCCAGATATAGAGCTATATGTACATTTGTTGTTGCCAGTGGGAGAAGCGTCGGATGGGCAAACGCTCAGAGCAAAACTAGCACAGAACTTAAAAACAGGAATAATCACGCCAACAGGGAGGTTAAAAGCAAAATTGCGTAGCTTTGATGTCAGTCCAGAAGGGGCGGGTATCATGGCATATCGCAGTCGCAACGTCAACATAAACTATTTCCAAAAGAGTATAGGAATGCTGATGTTAGGCTATCGTAATGCCAGTTTTATTCTGTCGCACAAGGGGAATGCAATAAAAGCTGAATCTACAGATTTAGGGATGAATTGGGTGGTGCATCAGTTTGTAGAACGTACTGCCGTAGGTTTATCAAAAGATGACTTACGCCTAATTTCAGCTTTAGCCGAAACCACGAATAACAATTTTGATGCACTGCGGTTTCTATCACGCAAAACCAAAATCGAAGAAATCAATGCTGATGTAGAGTTGTTTTGTCGGATTTTACCGATAGTTCGCAAAGAGTACTGCCGTGCTTTATGGCGCTGGTTGAGAAATATTGCCCAAATGGATGAAATCTTAGTTTGTGGTGGGACAGCATCTTTTATACGCCAAGAGCTAACCGAACATTTTGATGGTGAAGGCATCCCCATTTGTTGGAATGGCGGAATGGAACTACCTAAATATTTAGACACAATGGGATTAGGTGATAGGATAGCAGCAATTCTCATTATGAGAATGGTTATCAATATGTTAAGAGCGAAACTAACCGATGAAGCCTGGGAGACGTTGAGAATTCTGCTGAATGATAAATTTGAACTAGGAGTGGCTACTTCAAACAGATTTTTAGACACAATGAACTACCAAGTAATACATGGCAATTCAAGCTAA
- a CDS encoding ISNCY family transposase: protein MVQYFQSILKDLPDKRTGKNKRYQMSDAALSAFSIFFTQSPSFLAHQRSMAHSKGHNNAQSLFGVHQIPSDNHIRDLLDEIEPTVVFPVFTKIFKALENGKHLSKFRSFKNNLLIALDGTEYFCSNEIHCEHCSSRTFKNGTTQYFHTVVTPVIVCPSNSQVIPLIPEFVVPQDGYQKQDCENAAAKRWIQKYAKQYASLGITILGDDLYCHQPLCELLLQEKLNFILVCRSKSHKTLYEWLEGMPLDTFSVKHWKGKVYEIYTYRYVNQIPLRNSEDALLVNWCELAITRSDGTIIYKNTFATNHRITDINVEAIVSDGRSRWKIENENNNTLKTKGYNLEHNFGHGKTHLSSLLATFNILAFLFHTLLDIIDEKYQFIRQHLPTRKTFFDDLRALTRYLYFDSWESLLNFMIHGLELEFHPNTS from the coding sequence ATAGTACAATACTTTCAGTCAATCCTGAAAGATTTACCTGATAAGCGAACAGGCAAAAACAAACGCTATCAAATGAGTGATGCAGCATTAAGCGCATTCTCCATATTTTTTACTCAGAGTCCTTCTTTTCTTGCCCATCAAAGGTCAATGGCACATAGTAAGGGACATAATAATGCTCAAAGCTTGTTTGGGGTACACCAAATTCCAAGCGATAACCATATCCGAGATTTACTTGATGAGATAGAACCAACCGTTGTGTTTCCGGTGTTTACCAAGATTTTCAAAGCATTAGAGAATGGTAAACACTTATCAAAATTTCGTTCTTTTAAAAATAATTTGCTGATAGCTCTAGATGGAACAGAATATTTTTGCTCCAATGAAATTCACTGTGAACACTGTTCGAGCAGAACTTTTAAAAACGGAACAACTCAGTATTTTCATACTGTGGTGACACCAGTAATTGTTTGTCCTAGTAATTCTCAAGTAATCCCGTTAATACCAGAGTTTGTTGTCCCTCAAGACGGATATCAAAAGCAGGATTGTGAGAATGCGGCAGCAAAACGTTGGATTCAGAAATATGCCAAACAGTACGCATCTCTTGGTATTACCATTTTAGGAGATGATCTTTATTGCCATCAACCTTTATGTGAATTATTACTACAAGAAAAACTAAATTTCATTCTAGTGTGTCGGTCTAAATCCCATAAAACACTTTATGAATGGTTAGAAGGAATGCCCCTTGATACATTTAGTGTCAAACATTGGAAGGGCAAAGTCTATGAGATTTATACCTACCGTTATGTCAACCAAATTCCTTTACGGAATAGCGAGGATGCTTTATTAGTAAACTGGTGTGAATTGGCCATTACTCGCTCTGATGGGACTATAATCTACAAAAATACCTTTGCGACAAATCATCGAATCACAGATATTAATGTTGAGGCGATTGTGTCAGATGGTCGCAGCAGATGGAAAATAGAAAACGAAAATAATAACACTCTTAAAACCAAAGGTTACAACTTAGAACATAATTTCGGACATGGGAAAACGCATTTATCCTCCCTATTAGCAACCTTTAATATCCTTGCATTTCTGTTTCATACTCTACTTGACATTATAGATGAGAAATACCAATTTATCCGCCAGCATTTACCAACACGCAAGACCTTCTTTGATGATTTACGCGCCTTAACTCGTTATCTTTATTTTGATAGTTGGGAAAGTCTGCTTAACTTTATGATCCACGGACTGGAATTAGAATTTCATCCCAACACAAGCTGA